In Hydractinia symbiolongicarpus strain clone_291-10 chromosome 4, HSymV2.1, whole genome shotgun sequence, the following proteins share a genomic window:
- the LOC130642055 gene encoding glycoprotein hormone beta-5-like, with the protein MDVCQIFLLLSLTPLVATDIWADNSIDVFCNKELYRRKVEREGCVTQHFVVYACLGNCRSYQKPLIDNPYFQSMCQSCRAVQTEMKQFTLDTCRSGIDKSVSIESAVSCSCQNSDNCS; encoded by the coding sequence atggatgTATGTCAAATCTTTTTACTTCTATCTCTAACTCCACTTGTTGCTACAGATATATGGGCAGACAATTCTATAGATGTATTTTGCAACAAAGAATTATACCGGCGCAAAGTGGAGCGTGAGGGGTGCGTCACTCAACACTTTGTTGTGTATGCTTGTCTAGGGAACTGTCGTTCGTATCAAAAACCTTTAATAGATAATCCTTACTTTCAATCTATGTGTCAGAGTTGTCGAGCTGTACAAACGGAGATGAAACAGTTTACCTTAGATACCTGTCGTAGTGGTATTGATAAATCTGTTAGCATCGAATCAGCGGTATCTTGTTCCTGTCAGAATTCAGACAACTGCAGTTAA
- the LOC130642054 gene encoding DNA damage-regulated autophagy modulator protein 1-like isoform X2, which translates to MERRSTVLLFRWVKPHHHIMLLILFTSLAMILGYTISVSSNYVNALFPYISDTGTKPPASCVFGLMLNLAGTFAFVTMFIRHRYFEKYCALERQLVHVLNDIALFLGFMSAFGIFLVANFQESNLIVVHLIGAVLTFALGIVYCWMHSYLSYVTMPAGFTTKLQFLIRCILTGTSTLALVAVFSGASVAKVKYEDANNGTSTAYNLHWDSDDPGYDAHLVSTFSEWIMVFSFIFYFLTFYNDFKYLGNYVNIECHMGLRGESPIRNMLDDSRSSTHAVDC; encoded by the exons ATGGAACGTAGAAGCACTGTGTTATTGTTTAGATGGGTGAAACCTCATCATCATATTATGTTATTGATATTGTTTACAAGTCTGGCCATGATACTTGGTTATACAATCTCTGTTAGTTCCAATTATGTGAATGCTTTGTTTCCGTATATCAGTGACACTGGAACAAAACCACCTGCAAGTTGTGTTTTTGGACTGATGTTAAACCTAGCTGGAACATTTGCGTTTGTCACAATGTTTATACGACAccgttattttgaaaaatactgcGCTTTGGAACGACAACTTGTGCATGTTTTAAATGACATTGCTTTATTTCTTGGTTTCATGTCAGCCTTCGGGATTTTTCTTGTTGCAAACTTTCAAGAGTCAAACTTAATTGTCGTTCATTTGATTGGTGCAGTCCTAACTTTTGCACTTGGTATCGTGTACTGTTGGATGCATAGTTACTTATCCTATGTCACCATGCCTGCTGGATTTACCACCAAGTTGCAGTTTTTGATTAGGTGTATACTAACAGGTACATCCACCCTAGCTCTTGTAGCTGTATTTTCGGGTGCATCCGTAGCAAAGGTGAAATATGAGGATGCAAACAATGGAACGAGTACTGCTTACAACTTACATTGGGATTCAGATGATCCA GGTTATGATGCACATTTAGTGAGCACCTTCTCAGAGTGGATCATGGtgtttagttttattttttactttttaaccttCTATAACGATTTTAAATATCTTGGAAACTACGTGAATATTGAGTGTCATATGGGTCTTAGAGGTGAAAGTCCGATACGCAATATGTTGGATGATTCACGTTCATCAACCCACGCAGTAGATTGCTga
- the LOC130642054 gene encoding DNA damage-regulated autophagy modulator protein 1-like isoform X1 yields MKKFDLSSTQSLIKMERRSTVLLFRWVKPHHHIMLLILFTSLAMILGYTISVSSNYVNALFPYISDTGTKPPASCVFGLMLNLAGTFAFVTMFIRHRYFEKYCALERQLVHVLNDIALFLGFMSAFGIFLVANFQESNLIVVHLIGAVLTFALGIVYCWMHSYLSYVTMPAGFTTKLQFLIRCILTGTSTLALVAVFSGASVAKVKYEDANNGTSTAYNLHWDSDDPGYDAHLVSTFSEWIMVFSFIFYFLTFYNDFKYLGNYVNIECHMGLRGESPIRNMLDDSRSSTHAVDC; encoded by the exons ATGAAGAAATTTGATCTATCTAGTACTCAAAG cctaATCAAAATGGAACGTAGAAGCACTGTGTTATTGTTTAGATGGGTGAAACCTCATCATCATATTATGTTATTGATATTGTTTACAAGTCTGGCCATGATACTTGGTTATACAATCTCTGTTAGTTCCAATTATGTGAATGCTTTGTTTCCGTATATCAGTGACACTGGAACAAAACCACCTGCAAGTTGTGTTTTTGGACTGATGTTAAACCTAGCTGGAACATTTGCGTTTGTCACAATGTTTATACGACAccgttattttgaaaaatactgcGCTTTGGAACGACAACTTGTGCATGTTTTAAATGACATTGCTTTATTTCTTGGTTTCATGTCAGCCTTCGGGATTTTTCTTGTTGCAAACTTTCAAGAGTCAAACTTAATTGTCGTTCATTTGATTGGTGCAGTCCTAACTTTTGCACTTGGTATCGTGTACTGTTGGATGCATAGTTACTTATCCTATGTCACCATGCCTGCTGGATTTACCACCAAGTTGCAGTTTTTGATTAGGTGTATACTAACAGGTACATCCACCCTAGCTCTTGTAGCTGTATTTTCGGGTGCATCCGTAGCAAAGGTGAAATATGAGGATGCAAACAATGGAACGAGTACTGCTTACAACTTACATTGGGATTCAGATGATCCA GGTTATGATGCACATTTAGTGAGCACCTTCTCAGAGTGGATCATGGtgtttagttttattttttactttttaaccttCTATAACGATTTTAAATATCTTGGAAACTACGTGAATATTGAGTGTCATATGGGTCTTAGAGGTGAAAGTCCGATACGCAATATGTTGGATGATTCACGTTCATCAACCCACGCAGTAGATTGCTga